The Benincasa hispida cultivar B227 chromosome 9, ASM972705v1, whole genome shotgun sequence genome has a segment encoding these proteins:
- the LOC120085873 gene encoding protein transport protein Sec61 subunit alpha-like, with the protein MGGGFRVLHLVRPFLSFLPEVQSADRKIPFREKVIYTVIALFIFLVCSQLPLYGIHSTTGADPFYWMRVILASNRGTVMELGITPIVTSGMVMQLLVGSKIIEVDNNVREDRALLNGAQKLLGILIAVGEAVAYVLSGMYGSVSQLGVGNAILIIVQLCFAGIVVICLDELLQKGYGLGSGISLFIATNMCENIIWKAFSPTTINSGRGAEFEGAVIALFHLLITRTDKVRALREAFYRQNLPNVTNLLATVLIFLIVVYFQGFRVVLPVRSKNSRGQQGSYPIKLFYTSNMPIILHSALVSNLYFISQLLYRKYSGNFLVNLLGIWKESEYSNGQSIPVGGLAYYITPPSSLADMAANPFHALFYLVFMLSACALFSKTWIEVSGSSAKDVAKQLKEQQMVMPGHRESNLQKELNRYIPTAAAFGGMCIGALTVLADFMGAIGSGTGILLAVTIIYQYFETFEKEKVSELGLFGF; encoded by the exons ATGGGTGGTGGGTTTAGAGTCCTTCATCTGGTCAGGCCGTTCCTTTCATTTCTCCCTGAGGTGCAGAGTGCCGATCGGAAAATTCCATTCAGAGAGAAGGTTATTTATACTGTCATCGCCCTTTTCATCTTCTTGGTATGCAGCCAGCTTCCTCTGTATGGGATTCACTCCACCACGGGTGCAGATCCGTTTTATTGGATGCGTGTGATCCTCGCTTCCAATCGTGGTACTGTCATGGAGCTTGGGATCACCCCCATTGTCACATCTGGGATGGTGATGCAACTCCTGGTTGGGTCCAAGATTATTGAAGTCGACAACAATGTGCGGGAGGACCGTGCTCTCTT AAATGGTGCACAAAAATTGTTGGGCATCCTGATAGCCGTTGGTGAGGCAGTTGCTTATGTTCTTTCGGGAATGTATGGTAGCGTCAGCCAACTTGGCGTGGGAAATGCTATTCTTATAATCGTTCAGCTGTGCTTTGCTGGTATTGTTGTCATATGCTTGGATGAGCTTCTCCAGAAGGGATATGGTTTAGGATCTGGAATTTCCCTCTTCATAGCAACCAACATGTG TGAGAATATTATTTGGAAGGCATTTAGTCCGACCACCATTAACAGTGGAAGAGGAGCTGAATTTGAAGGAGCTGTCATTGCATTATTCCATCTGCTGATTACCCGGACAGACAAGGTTCGTGCATTGCGGGAAGCATTCTATAGGCAGAATCTTCCTAATGTGACAAATCTGCTTGCTACAGTTTTGATCTTCTTAATTGTTGTCTACTTCCAAGGGTTTCGGGTGGTTTTGCCTGTGAGGTCAAAGAACTCTCGTGGGCAACAGGGTTCTTACCCAATTAAGCTTTTCTACACCTCCAATATGCCAATTATCCTTCACTCTGCTCTTGTTTCCAACCTTTATTTCATCTCTCAG TTACTGTACAGGAAGTACAGTGGGAACTTTCTGGTGAATCTTCTGGGTATATGGAAGGAATCTGAGTATTCAAACGGCCAATCCATCCCTGTTGGTGGCCTTGCTTATTACATCACCCCACCATCAAG ctTAGCTGATATGGCAGCCAATCCCTTccatgctttgttctatcttgTTTTTATGCTATCAGCATGTGCACTCTTCTCAAAAACTTGGATTGAAGTTTCTGGTTCCTCTGCCAAAGATGTGGCCAAGCAGCTGAAG GAACAACAAATGGTCATGCCTGGACACCGTGAATCTAACTTACAGAAAGAGTTGAACCGTTACATACCCACAGCTGCAGCATTCGGAGGAATGTGCATTGGTGCATTGACCGTGTTGGCTGATTTCATGGGAGCAATCGGTTCTGGAACTGGAATTTTACTTGCAGTGACAATTATCTATCAATATTTCGAGACCTTTGAGAAGGAGAAAGTCAGCGAACTGGGTTTGTTTGGTTTCTaa